From the Deltaproteobacteria bacterium genome, the window CTTCGGGGGCTAAAACAATTTCATATCTCATTCTGGCCATAATATAGCCAGAATATGGCCAGATGTCAATTCCTTTTCAGCTTCGAGCGTGAACCTAACGAGGTTTAGACTGCCTATTTAAATCTATTGGAGACGGCGATGGGAGCCGGGATTGTTTGTTGAGTTGGGGTATTGATAAAGGGAATATTGTATTTTGGATCAATGAGATAGCGTGGGATGAGGGGAAGTGGAGTTGCGGTGAAAAGCGGCTTGGGAGCGTAGGAAAGGCGGAAGGGGAAAGGCGGCTTGAGATTATTCCATCCAGTCCGCCGGACTGCGGACGGCTTTTCCTCCCTTGTTCAGGACGTGGGTGTAGACCATCGTTGTGTTGACGTCCCGGTGACCGAGCAGTTCCTGGATTGTCCGGATATCGTACCCGTCCTCCAGGAGATGGGTAGCGAAAGAATGCCGGAAGGTATGACAAGAGACGTGCTTCTCTATCCCTGCCCGTTCGACCGCTTCCTTGACCGCGCGTTGAAGAACTGTTTCGTACAGATGGTGGCGGTATAGAAATCCCGTTTCGGGATCCTGGTATTGCCGCTGTGCGGGAAACACCCATTGCCACCCCCACTGACGGTTTGCGTCGGGATATTTCCTTGATAACGCTTCCGGCAGTTTAACGTAGCCTCCTCCACTTTTCAAATCTCGTTCATGCCTTAGTTTGACATCCTCAAGGTGGAGTTGCAGGCGCGTTTCCACGGCGGCAGGCAGAATCGTGACGCGATCACGGTTGCCCTTTCCCGCACGAATGGTGATCTGGCGGTAGCCGAAGTCGATGTCCTTCACGCGAAGTTGCAGGCATTCAAGGAGGCGAAGCCCCGCTCCATACATAAGCATTGCGGCTACCCACTTCGGCCCAACTAGGCGCGACAGGACCTTGCGGACTTCGTCGCGGCGCATGACCACCGGAAGGCGCTTCGGTTTTTTCGCGCGGGCCATCTCGTCGAGATATTCGAGCTTCTTTCCCAGGACGGGACCGTATAGAAAGAGAAGGGCGCTTAAAGCCTGATTCTGCGTTGCCGCCGCCACATCCTTACGCGTTGCCAGGTGCGACAGAAATTTTTCCACCTCTGATCCTCCCGCTTCCAGCGGGTCGACGAGGCAGTGATGTTTCATATATCGCGCGATCCAGCCGAGGTAGGCTTCCTCCGTCCTTCGGCTGTAATGGCGCCTCCGGATCTCGGCGCGAACCCGGTCGAGAAGCGGCGGGAGGCTGCTCGACAGATTATTCGCTGTCACGATTACGCGGGAATCGCCGTTCTTTTTGTCTGGCACGATTCGCATGCCCGGATTTTCCAGCAAATTCCGTTCCAAACCCAAGAAAAAAAACCGATAGACGAAATTAAATCGTTTGCCTCGGGAGGACGGACGGTCGCGAGCGGCTACGCGATCATTATCCCCCCAGGATCGACTCGTAACGTGCGCGGAGGATCTTTTTCGGCACGCCGCCTTCGACGATGTCCCAGGGGAAATACTCTATCGCACCTCTTTCACGATGGACGATATCATTCAGAGGAACGGCAAGGCGGTCAGGGGAAAGCTTGAGTCTTCCCTTTTTGGCGTGGCGAAGCGCCTGCTCCACCCGGCGGTCCGACAGCCCCAGGAAACCCTGGAGGATGGCCGACGATGGAGCCTCCGGCTCGATGCGCAGATTGGGAATCGACCGGATACCCGAAGCGATCTTCACCTTGCGTGATTTGAGTTCCCGCTCCGTTGTCATCGGCGCCCATTGAAGCGGCGTGAACGGCTTCGGCACAAAAGGAGAAAGCACCGCGCTGATGGTGCCCATTTTTCCCACTGCCTTGGATTCTTCAAGAGCCGCATTCCTGAATGCGCGAAGAAATTCGATGGTTCCGTATGTTTCTTCTTCCTCGCTTGCGCCGGGGACTCCAGACAGGAAATAGAGTTTGAAGGAGACGATCCCCGCCCGGATGAGAGTCCTTGCGGCGTCTATAAAAACGGCGTCCTTTACTCGCTTGCCGATCCGCGCGCGTAGCCGTTCGTCGCCGCACTCGGGAGCCAGCGCGACGGTGCGATGCCCGCTGGTTTTCAGGATCTCCGCGATTTCCTCGTCCACAAGGTCGGCGCGGATCGAAGCGGGAGACACCGCGCCGCCGCGGGCGAGTATATCATGTGAAAATTCCTTGAAGTGCCGCCAGTCGAGGACGGCCGCGCCTATCATCCCGATCCTGTTTCGATGGAGCCAAACCGCCTCAACGGCAGCCTGAATGAAGGGAAGGGGCATCTCGCGGAATTCGGGACAGGCGTGTGCAGCGGCGCAGAAGGAACACATCCTGGGGCAGCCGCGGGAGGTTTCCACAAGCGCCATTCTGCCCAGTTCTGCATCCTCGGAAAGAATAACGGGGACCGGCGGATACCCGGAGAGATCGATCTTCTCTCGGATGACCTTTTCGGGAAAACCGGGAATAGGTTTGAGGGAACGCAACCTGCCCGCAGCATACGCGTCTGCTTCTTTCCCGCCGAGCATCCGCAGCCTCGGATCCCCGGCGGAATCGTAGGACTTTTCGTATTCAGGAACATATCCTGCCGGGACAAATATTCCCGGAATTGCGGCAAGCTCTTTCAGATATGCCTTGTCGCCCGGGTGATGAGATCCTATGTCGAGGATAGCCTCCACCGCCCTTTCCCCGTCGCCGATCACAACGGCGTCGGCGAAGACTCCGGCGGGCTCCGGGTTGAGGGATGCGGCGAATCCACCGGCAAGTACAAGCGGTCGTGGATAGCCGCTGCCCTCGCGGTCTCTGCGGAAGGGGGCAATTCCTCCCGCGGCGAGGATTGCGGAAACGTTCGGCAGGTCGTTCTCGAAGGACAGGGAGAAGGCTACGATGTCGAACTCTTTCAGCGGTGCGCCGCTCTCCAGAGTGGAGAGGGGAAGCATACGCCGGGAGAGGATTTTCTCTTCAGCCGCGGAAGGCAGGAAGGCCCGCTCGCACAGGGCGTCGGGCCTTTCGTTGATGCGCGCGTGGATGGACAGGAAACCCAGGTTCGACATCCCCGCGGCGTACCGGTTCGGGAAGATAAGCGCGACGCTGAGCCGTCCGCCGTGCTCCTTCCGTTTCCCCCCCACCTCCCGGGAGAGGACGGCATCGTGGAGCTTGCGGATCTCCCAGGTCATGACATTCGTTGGGGGCGGCCCGGGCCGGTCCGCGGACAAACCGCCCGTCTGTCCTACTCTCCCCGGCGACGCAGGAACGTGGGAATCTCGAATTCGTCGAGGGCCTCCACCTCGCTCTCCTTGTCGATGACCGGAAGGTCCTCGAGCCGCTCCACCCGTTCCACCCTCTCCGGCGGCTTCTGCGGCGCGGCCCGCATGAAGGTCGGTTTTTCCAGGTCTTCCTTTCCCACGAGCTTGATCATCCGGCGCGGCCCCTTCCAGATGCTTTCCGCCACTCCCGGCTCGAACCCCGTGGCGATCACCGTCACCTTCAGTTCGTCCTCGATCGTCTCGTCGATGACGGTGCCGAAGATGATGTTCGCTTCCTCGTCGGCCTCCTGCTGGATGAGGCTTGCCGCCTCGTGAACCTCGCTCATCGAGAGGGACGGGCCCGCGGTGATGTTTATCAACACGCCCCGCGCCCCGCGGATGGAGACGTCTTCGAGAAGCGGGCTGGAGATCGCCTTCTCCGCCGCGGCGACCGCGCGGTTATGGCCGGACGCGCATCCCATGCCCATCAGCGCCACGCCCATCCCCGACATGATCGTCTTTACATCCGCGAAATCCAGGTTGATGTAGCCCGGCTTCGTCACCAGCTCGGAGATGCCGCGCACTGCGTGGAAGAGCACCTCGTCCACTCTGCGGAAGGCCTCCGTGAACCGCATGTCCTTACCTGCGATGAGGAGGAGCTTCTCGTTCGGAATGACGATGATCGTGTCGACGATCGACCGCAGGTCCTTTACGCCGATCTCCGCCTGGCGCCGCCGCGTGCTGCCCTCGAAGGCGAACGGACGCGTGACAACGCCGACAGTCAGCGCCCCGGCCTCCTTCGCAACCTCCGCCACGACGGGACCCGCGCCCGTGCCGGTGCCCCCGCCCAACCCCGCCGTGATGAACACCATATCGGCGCCGTTCAAGGATTCGCGCAGGAGGTCCCGGTCCTCGAGCGCCGCCTGCCGCCCGATCTCGGGATTGGCCCCCGCACCCCGTCCCTTGGTGAGCCGCGCTCCGAGCTGGATCTTCAGGGGGGCAAGGTTCCTCGAAAGGGCCTGGGCGTCCGTGTTGGCCGCGATGAACTCCACGCCGTTCAGGCCCTCTTCGATCATCGTGTTGATGGCGTTGCCGCCGCCGCCCCCCACGCCGAACACCTTTATTACGGCATGGACGCGGTTCTCCTCGATAAGCGTGAACATGAGCCCTTCCTCCTTATCGTTCGACTTAGATATGTTTCGTGAGGATGCGCTTCAGCCAATCCAGCCAGCCGCCGGCCCCCGGTTCCTCACCTTGAGCGGCGATCATGTCTGCCATATTCGCCCCGTAGAGCGCAAGCCCTACCGCCGTCGCGTATCCGGGGCTGCTGACGACTTCCACCAGCCCCCCGATTCCGATCGGCCCTCCCCGCCGCACCGGGAGCTGAAACACTCGCTCACCCAGCTCGACGAGCCCGTCCAGCAGGCAGCCTCCGCCCGTCAGCACGATGCCGGCCCCCAATGTCTCTTCGTATCCCGAGCGAAGTATTTCCTTCCTGAGGAGGGCGAATATCTCTTCCGCGCGCGGCTCGATGATCTCGCTTAAATACTGCCGGCGGATGGGCCGCGGTTGCCGCCCGCCAACACCGGGCAGTTCCACCAGTTCGTCCCGACGCACCTTCTGGATCATTGCGCTTCCGGATGCGATTTTTAAAGCCTCCGCGTCGGCCCACGGGATCTTTAGCCCGATCGCGACGTCCGAGGTAACGTTCGATCCCCCCAATGGAAGAACGAAGGTGTGGCGAAGCGCCTCCCCGTGGAAAATGGCCATCTCGACGGTTCCCGCACCGAAATCGAGGAGGACGACTCCGACTTCCCTCTCCTCGGGCGTCAGCACCGCGTTGGCTGAAACCAATGGCCCGAGCGCGATCTCGTCGACCGAAAGATCCGCTTTCTCCACACACTTGACCAGGTTTCGGGTGCTGGGAACGTCGTCGGTAACCACGTGAACGCGGGCGTCAAGGCGAATCCCTGCCACGCCTCGAGGGTCCTTTATCCCCCCGATGTCGTCCACGCTGAACTCCTGCGTCAGTACGTGCAGGATCTCCCGGTCGTTCGGAAGCTCCACCGCCTTGGCGAGTGCAAGAACCCGCGCCACGTCTTCCTCTGTCACCTCACGCTCGTTTCTCACGGAAATCGCGGCATGGCTGTTGAACGACTTGATCAGCGGACCGGAAACCCCCACAAAGGCGGATCCGATGGAAATGCCCGTCATCTTTTCCGCCTCGCCGACGCTATTACGGATCGAGCTGACCGTTGCGTCCACGTTGACCACCGCGCCCTTGCGCATCCCCTCCGTGGGGTTTTCGCCGGCGCCCAGGATCTCCAGGCCTTCCGGCCCCTTCTTCGCCACAACCGTGGCCACCTTGCTCGATCCGATGTCCAGTCCGACGATTACCGGTGTGGAGCCCGTATCCATTTATTCCCCCGGCCGCACGAAGATGCGGCCCGCTGTTTTCAGGTCGACGATACCGTTCGCCTGCCCGAGGTTGGCAAGTTTCGGCATCGCTTCCTCTATCCGCTGCATGGCCTCGCGGACTTCCATCGTTCCGATTTTCAGTTGCAGGCCGGAGTCCCTGGTCACGAGCGTGTATCCATCCTGGGCGTCGAAGTGGATCTCGGAGACATTCTGGCGAAGGGCGCCCGATTCGGTGGCGCGCAGCAACTCGAGCGTCCGCTTCAGGTTTCGTTGGGTGACCGCGTCGTTCGCCTTGAGATCGCCCTGCGAAAAACCGGTGAGGATGGGAAAGTTCTTCCGGTCGTAGGAGCTCAGCCGCTTGAAGATCTTCCCCTGCTCGTCGACGTAATAAAGCGCATCGAGGTTGATCATGGCGACGGGATGGCGCTCTTCGATTCGCACAACGAGCCGATCGGGAAAGGCCTTTCGCACCGCCACGCTTCGCACCCACGGATGTGTCTGCAGCCGCCGGCCAATGTCCTGTGAAGAGAGCGCCCAGATGTTCCCCTGAGGCACGCCCGAAAGCATCCCGGAGACCTCCTCACGCGTTACGTAGTCGCACCGGTTCAGGTCGATCTCTCGCACGGCGAACAGGCGGGAATGGCCCAGCCAGGAATAAACGGCCGCCCCTGCCGCGGTGACGAGGACCACGGCGAGGAGCGCCGCGGCGACGGGAAGCACCTGCCGGAATGTAAACCGGGTTTCCCGGGGATTCTTCTCCTTCCCCTTCTTTCTGGCGGCGTGTTTTTTTTTCCCACGCTTGCCGAGCGATTTCTTGTGATATGCCTTGTACTCGATCATCTACTTGGACAACCCCGCGTCGTCGAGGATTTCCAGCACGAGTTCGTCGAACGACAGCCCGTCGAACTTCGCAGCCTTCGGCAGCAGGCTCGTCTCCGTCATCCCCGGTATGGTGTTCGCCTCCAGGAAGAACAGGTTGTTCGCCGGGTCCACCCGGTAATCCAGGCGGGCCGCTCCCCGCAGCGTCAAGGCTGCCGCGGCTTTGCGGGTGTATTCCGCCGCCCGCGCGAGGATGTCGCGGTCCATGGGGACCGGGATCACGTAATCGGTTTGCCCAACGGTGTACTTCGACTTATAGTCGTAGAACCCTGATCCGGACTTCGGCACGATCTCTATCGCCGGGAGGACCTTCCCGTTCAGGATCCCCACCGTGATCTCCCTGCCGGGAATGTAGGCTTCGACCAGGATCCGGCTGTCGAATTTACGCGCATCGGCGATGGCCGGACCCCACTCCTCTTTCAGCCGGACAATGCTCACGCCGACCGTGGACCCCTCCCGATCGGGCTTGACGACAAAGGGGTATCCCATGCCCGGAGGCGGCGGCCCGTCCAGCATCTCCCCTTCGTAAACGACGTCTTGCGCGACGGGTACCCCTGCAGAGGCCGCCACGCGCTTGGCCAGGACCTTGCTCATCGAAAGTGCGGAGGCGAGCACTCCGGACCCCGTGTACGGAATCCCCGCAAGCTCGAACGCTCCCTGGATGCATCCGTCCTCGCCGAAGCGGCCGTGCAGGGCGATGAACGCCACATCCACGCCCGCGGTTCTGACCGCGGCGAGCCAATCTCCTCCGATGTCGATTTCCTTGACGGCGTACCCCTGCCTGCGGAGCGCCGAGGCCGCGGCCGCGCCCGTGCGGAGCGATACCTCCCGTTCGGAGGATTCCCCCCCAAGGAACACCCCTACCGTCCTTCCCTTGTACCGGCCTTTTTCAGGCATCGAAGACACCCCACAATTTGACTTCGAGCGCCAGCTCCACACCGGCCGTGGCCCGAACGGTCTGCCGGGCCCGATCGATGAGGCGCATGGCTTCCGCCGCGGAAGCCTGCCCCGCGTTGATCATGAAGTTGGCGTGTTTCTCCGAGAAGAGCGCGTCCCCTTCCCGCGCACCCTTCATGCCCGCCTGGTCCAGCAGCCGTGCGGCCTTCTCGCCTCCCCTTGGGTTGCGGAACGTGGAGCCGAAAGTCCGCGCCCCCCACGGCTGCGTGGCCCGGCGCTTTTCGTTGTAGATACGGATGCGATCGAACGACTCGTCCGAATTGCCGAAGGCCAGCCGGAAAGCTACACGGGATATGATTCCTCTCATGGGGAAATTCGCCTCGCGATAGCCGAAATGGATGTCGCGGGAGTCGAGCCGGACGAGCCTTCCATCCATGTCCACGATTTCCACCCATTCCGCCAGTTCGCCGATGGAGCGTCCGTACGCCCCCGCGTTCATCGATATTGCGCCGCCGACCGTTCCGGGTATCCCTGCCAGCTCCTCCGCTCCGGAGAGGCCCGAGAGCGCGCAGAGCACGGAGAAGCGAGGAAGCATCGTCCCGCCTTCTGCGACGACGGCCCCTCCGGGGGAGAAGATCATCTTCCCCATGTTTTTCTTCAGGCACATCACCGTCCCACGGATCCCACCGTCGTTTACCAGCAGGTTGCTCCCGGCGCCCAGGAATCGCACCTCACGTCCGTGCTGCCGCTCCGAGCGCAGGATTTCCTGGATCTCCTGGAGGGAGCGCGGGAAAACCATCCGCTCCGCGGCGCCGCCGATGCCCACAGTCGTGAAATCCCGAAGCTTCGCGCCGAAGACTTCCTCGATTCTTCCTCCCGCAGCCCGCATCCATCTCCCTTTCGCCCGGCCGTCAGCCGGAAAGGAGGCTCTCTCCCAGTTTCCAGACATCGCCCGCTCCCATTGTGAAAAAAATGTCCCCGGGGCAGAGCCTGGGGACTATCGTTCCCTGCGCCTCCACTGCCTTCCCTGCGTATACGGCCGCCTTGTGCCCGTGCTGCCCGATCGCCTCGCAGAGCCGCTCCCCCGTAGCGCCGGGGATCGGTTCCTCCCCCGCGGCATACACGTCGAAGACGAACAACAGGTCCGCGTTGTGGAACGCCGAGAGGAAATCGCGGAAAAGGCCGTGCGTCCGCGAAAAACGGTGTGGCTGGAACCCCACGACGATCCGGCGATCCGGCCACACTTCCCGCGCCGCGGCGAGCGTGGCGCGAATCTCCTCCGGGTGGTGGCCGTAGTCGTCGACGACCGTCACGCCGTTTTTCTCCCCCTTCACCTGGAACCGGCGCACGACGCCTCCGTATTCGGCAAGGCCGTCCCGGACCTTTTCGAAGGGGATCCCCAGCTCCATCGCGACCGCCAGTGCGGCCAGTGCGTTGCTCACGTTGTGCTTCCCGGGAGCCTTGAGCGCGACTTCTCCGAGCGGCTCCCCGCGGCGGAGAACCCTGAAACGGTTGTTCATCCCCTCGGGCACGACGCCGTCGGCCCGGTAATCCGCATGGGCGGAAAAGCCGTAAGTGACGGTAGTCTTTTCCACCGACGGGATCAGCTCCTGAACGTTCGGATGGTCTATGCACAACACCGCGAAGCCGTAAAAGGGGACCTTGTTGACGAAGTGGAGGAAGTTCTCCTTGATCTGCCCGATGCCCGTGTAAAAATCCAGGTGCTCGGGGTCGATGTTCGTCACCACGGCCACCGTAGGTGACAATTTGAGGAAGGAGCCGTCGCTTTCATCGGCCTCCGCGACGAGGAACTCGCCCTGCCCCAGCTTGGCGTTCGAGCCCAGGCTGTTCAGCTTGCCACCCACGACGGCGGTGGGATCCCATCCCGCGTGGGCAAGGACCGTCGCAACCATCGACGTGGTCGTCGTCTTGCCGTGCGTACCGGCGATCGCGATGCCGTACTTCATCCGCATCAGCTCGGAGAGCATCTCCGCGCGCGGAATGACGGGTATCTTCCTGCGATGCGCCTCCACGACCTCTGGGTTGTCCGGCTTGACGGCCGAGGAGTACACGACGACGTGCCCGTCCGACGGTACATTCCCGGCGGCGTGTCCGGTCCGTACCTCTGCGCCGAGCCTTTCCAGCCGCTCCGTAGTGTCGGAGCGACGAAGGTCCGAGCCGCTTACCCGGTAACCGAGATTCAGGAGGAGTTCCGCGATGCCGCTCATCCCGATGCCGCCGATACCGACGAAATGTATGTGCAGTCCCTTTCTATACACGGACGGCCTCTCCTTTTCCGATCCGCCGGAGCGCCGAGCGGACGATCCGCTCCGCCGCGTCGGGACGTGAAAACCCCGCGGCGGCGTCCCCCGCCGCGCCGCGGCTTTTGGGATCGAAGGCCCACGAAAGAAGGACGTCGAGGACCTTTTCCTCCGTGGCGTCGTCTTGCGCCATCCATACGCCGGCGCCGGTTGCGCAGAACTCCTCGGCATTCCGCTCCTGGTGCCGGTCGGCCGCGTGGGGGTACGGAATCAGGATGCAGGGCCGGCCGAAGAGGGCGGCCTCCGCGATGGAGAGAGCTCCCGCCCGCATTACGACCGCATGGCACAGGGCGAACACTTCCCCGATACGTTCGGTGAAGGAGAATGTCTCGACCTGAAGGCCCTCCTCGCGAACCGTCGCCGCCACCGCCTCGTGCTCCCCGGGGCCGGTCTGGAGCACGAATTTCACCGCGTGCCCTTCCCGCTTCACGCGACGGGCCATTTCCACCGCCAGCCTGCTGATCGCGCGGGCCCCTTGAGAGCCGCCCATGGCGAATACTATGAAAGCCTCCCCGGCGGCCGCCGGCGTCCCCGCCTGCCGCGCTGCGGCCACTTCCCGCCGTACTGGGTTCCCGGTGACCTCGGTCCTGCCTGCAGGAAAATATGGTGCTGCCCCTTCAAAACCGAGATACACGCGCCTCGCCATCTTTCCCAACATGCGGTTCGCCCTGCCCGGCACGGCGTTCTGCTCCTGGAGGAAAAGCGGGATGCGGGCAGCCGCCGCCGCGACGGCCACCGGCACGGAGGCGTAGCCGCCGACACCGAAGACCAGGTCCGGCCGCCGCCGCCCGAGGACTGAGAACGCAGCCGCGATCCCTTTCGCCATCCGCGCCATTCCAACCACCCCTCCCGCTCCCTTGCCCAACACCTGTCCCGCGGGGACGAAATCGATCTCGTAACCGCGTCCCGGAATGGCCCGCGCTTCGAGGCCGGACTCGGTCCCGACGAAGGAAACGGAACCGCCGGGGACCAGGTCGAGAAACGCTTCAGCCAGCGCTATCCCCGGAAAAACGTGTCCGCCGGTTCCCCCGCCCGCGATGGTCAGAGTCAGCGACAAACGTTTCCGCCCCTTTCATCGAGATGTTTATCAGCACGCCCACCGCCGCCATGTGGATTATGAGAGAGCTACCGCCGTAACTTATGAAAGGCAGCACCATCCCCTTGGGAGGCAGCATTTTCAACCCGACCATTATGTTCATCAGCGCCTGGATTCCGATAACCGACGCAATACCCATCGCAAGATACCTTCCGAACAGGTCACGCGCCCTTCGCGCTATCCGGAATCCGACGAACGCCATCGTCAGGAAACATGCCCCGACCGAGACGACCCCGGCAAAGCCCAGTTCCTCCCCGATGACGCAAAAGATGTAATCGGTGTGCAACTCCGGCAGGTAGTAAAGCTTCTGCCTGCCCGAGCCGAAACCCATGCCGAGAAAGCCGCCGTTGGAGAATGCGATCAGCGATTGAAGCACAGCGTATCCCGCCGTCTGCGCCTGGGAAACGGGATCGATGAAAGCCTTGAGCCTTGCCATGCGGTAAGGCTTCGCCGCGATCAGCAGGGCCGCGCCGGCCGCACACAGGCCCAAGGCCGCCGCCATGTACTTCCAGGGAAAACCCGCGACAAAAAGAAGCGCAAGGATCACAGTGCCGATGACCACCGCCATGCCGAAATCGGGCTGCTTCAGAATCACGGCAAGAAAGGCGAAAGTCACGGCCAGCGCCGGCATGGATACCTTCACCCAATCCTTGGGATTTTCCCCTTTACGGTCGACGCAGAATGCGGCAAATGCTATGAGGACGAACTTCGCAAGCTCCGAGGGCTGGAAAGTGAAGAAGCGTAGGTTGATCCAGCGGGCGGCCCCGTTCGCCTTGTGCCCGATCCCCGGGATGAAAACCATGATGAGAAGGAAAAATGCCGCCCCCAGGAAAATCCGGATGTGCCTGCGGTAATAGTCGTAGTCGATCCGGATCAGCAGGACCGCCAGCGACGCGCCCACTGCAAGGAAGAGGACCTGCCTCTTGAAAAAGTAGGCGGCGTCGTAGCCGAGCTTCGGGTTGGCGCCTGCGCTGACGGACGTGGCGCTGTAGACCATCACCATGCCCAGCAACGACAGGACCACGGTGCAGAAAAAGAGGACCAGGTTCTCGTGCCGCTTGCCGAAGTTCATGCCGGAAGCTCCCTGACCGCCTTTCGGAAAGCCTCGCCGCGCTCCTCGAAGTTCCTGAACTGGTCGAAACTCGAACATGCAGGTGAAAGGATCGCTACGTCCCCCGGCCGCGCCAGCGTATCAGCCAGACGGACCGCCTCGTCCAGTGATTCCACGCATGAAAGGGGCGCCGCGCCCCCGAGTTCCTTCGACATTCTTCCTCGCGCCTGCCCGAAAAGGACCGCCGCCCGCGCCTTCCGCCGCAGCGGCTCGCGCAGCGGGAGGAAATCGATCCCCTTGTCCTTTCCGCCCGCGATCAGCACCACGGGTTCCGAAAACCCCTCGAGGCATTTGAGCACGGCTCCGACGTTCGTCCCCTTGGAATCGTTGAACCAGGAGACGCCGCGCACCTGCCGGACGAACTCCACGCGGTGCGGCAGGCCCGGAAAAGACGCAAGGACTTCCCTGACGGCGTTCGGCGAAACACCCATGCGGCGCGCCGCCGCGATCGCCGCCATGGCGTTCTCCACGTTCTGCGCTCCGCGGATCTTGAGAAGCGCGCGGGGGTACCTTTCCTCCTTCCCGCCGCCGCGGTACACCATCTCGTCGCCTTCGAGGCACACGCCTTCGGACAGGCGCTTCGTCAGGGAGAAGGGAACCTTTTCCGCACGTATATTTGCAACACGCCGGGAAACTTCAGGATCGTCGGCGTTGAAGACAGCCGCATCCGAGGGGCCCTGGTTCCGGAAGACGGCCATCTTCACGTCCGCGTAGGCGTCGAAGTCCCGGTACCGGTCGCTGTGATCCTCGGTGAGGTTCAGCAGGACCGCGACCTTCGGCCGGAATGTGTCTATCGTCTCGAGCTGGAAGCTCGACGCCTCCACCACACCCCAGTCGTACGGCGCACCGGCCGCGGCGGAAAACGGCGTCCCCAGGTTCCCGCCGACGAACACGCCGGGAAACCCGCGCGACGCCATCTCCCCCACCAGCGTCGTCACGGTGGACTTTCCGTTTGTCCCGGTGACGGCCGTCACGCTCCCGCGGAAATACCTGTAAGCCAGCTCCAGCTCACCCCATACCGGCGCGTTTTTCCGGCGCAGCGATTCCCCGGGGAGCTTCTCCCGGGGAACGCCCGGAGAGAGCACCACGAGATCCGCCCGGGCCGCTTCCCCTTCGCCCATCCGCCCGCGATCGAAGGCGATGCTCGCGGGTATTACCGTTCCAAGCGACCTCTCCACGTCCGGCTTCGGACGTTCGTCCAGAAGCGTCACGACAGCTCCTTCCCGCAGCAGTAGAAAGGCGGCGGCCATCCCGGACGAACCGGCCCCGACAACGAAGACGTTCTTGCCCGCGAGAGTTTCCATCTCATCGGATCTTCAGCGTGCTGATAGCCAGCAGCGCAAGGATGATCGAAATTATCCAGAACCGCACGATGATCTTCGGCTCCG encodes:
- the murB gene encoding UDP-N-acetylmuramate dehydrogenase, whose product is MRAAGGRIEEVFGAKLRDFTTVGIGGAAERMVFPRSLQEIQEILRSERQHGREVRFLGAGSNLLVNDGGIRGTVMCLKKNMGKMIFSPGGAVVAEGGTMLPRFSVLCALSGLSGAEELAGIPGTVGGAISMNAGAYGRSIGELAEWVEIVDMDGRLVRLDSRDIHFGYREANFPMRGIISRVAFRLAFGNSDESFDRIRIYNEKRRATQPWGARTFGSTFRNPRGGEKAARLLDQAGMKGAREGDALFSEKHANFMINAGQASAAEAMRLIDRARQTVRATAGVELALEVKLWGVFDA
- a CDS encoding UDP-N-acetylmuramate--L-alanine ligase, which codes for MSGIAELLLNLGYRVSGSDLRRSDTTERLERLGAEVRTGHAAGNVPSDGHVVVYSSAVKPDNPEVVEAHRRKIPVIPRAEMLSELMRMKYGIAIAGTHGKTTTTSMVATVLAHAGWDPTAVVGGKLNSLGSNAKLGQGEFLVAEADESDGSFLKLSPTVAVVTNIDPEHLDFYTGIGQIKENFLHFVNKVPFYGFAVLCIDHPNVQELIPSVEKTTVTYGFSAHADYRADGVVPEGMNNRFRVLRRGEPLGEVALKAPGKHNVSNALAALAVAMELGIPFEKVRDGLAEYGGVVRRFQVKGEKNGVTVVDDYGHHPEEIRATLAAAREVWPDRRIVVGFQPHRFSRTHGLFRDFLSAFHNADLLFVFDVYAAGEEPIPGATGERLCEAIGQHGHKAAVYAGKAVEAQGTIVPRLCPGDIFFTMGAGDVWKLGESLLSG
- the murG gene encoding undecaprenyldiphospho-muramoylpentapeptide beta-N-acetylglucosaminyltransferase, giving the protein MSLTLTIAGGGTGGHVFPGIALAEAFLDLVPGGSVSFVGTESGLEARAIPGRGYEIDFVPAGQVLGKGAGGVVGMARMAKGIAAAFSVLGRRRPDLVFGVGGYASVPVAVAAAAARIPLFLQEQNAVPGRANRMLGKMARRVYLGFEGAAPYFPAGRTEVTGNPVRREVAAARQAGTPAAAGEAFIVFAMGGSQGARAISRLAVEMARRVKREGHAVKFVLQTGPGEHEAVAATVREEGLQVETFSFTERIGEVFALCHAVVMRAGALSIAEAALFGRPCILIPYPHAADRHQERNAEEFCATGAGVWMAQDDATEEKVLDVLLSWAFDPKSRGAAGDAAAGFSRPDAAERIVRSALRRIGKGEAVRV
- the ftsW gene encoding putative lipid II flippase FtsW, giving the protein MNFGKRHENLVLFFCTVVLSLLGMVMVYSATSVSAGANPKLGYDAAYFFKRQVLFLAVGASLAVLLIRIDYDYYRRHIRIFLGAAFFLLIMVFIPGIGHKANGAARWINLRFFTFQPSELAKFVLIAFAAFCVDRKGENPKDWVKVSMPALAVTFAFLAVILKQPDFGMAVVIGTVILALLFVAGFPWKYMAAALGLCAAGAALLIAAKPYRMARLKAFIDPVSQAQTAGYAVLQSLIAFSNGGFLGMGFGSGRQKLYYLPELHTDYIFCVIGEELGFAGVVSVGACFLTMAFVGFRIARRARDLFGRYLAMGIASVIGIQALMNIMVGLKMLPPKGMVLPFISYGGSSLIIHMAAVGVLINISMKGAETFVADSDHRGRGNRRTRFSGDSAG
- the murD gene encoding UDP-N-acetylmuramoyl-L-alanine--D-glutamate ligase encodes the protein METLAGKNVFVVGAGSSGMAAAFLLLREGAVVTLLDERPKPDVERSLGTVIPASIAFDRGRMGEGEAARADLVVLSPGVPREKLPGESLRRKNAPVWGELELAYRYFRGSVTAVTGTNGKSTVTTLVGEMASRGFPGVFVGGNLGTPFSAAAGAPYDWGVVEASSFQLETIDTFRPKVAVLLNLTEDHSDRYRDFDAYADVKMAVFRNQGPSDAAVFNADDPEVSRRVANIRAEKVPFSLTKRLSEGVCLEGDEMVYRGGGKEERYPRALLKIRGAQNVENAMAAIAAARRMGVSPNAVREVLASFPGLPHRVEFVRQVRGVSWFNDSKGTNVGAVLKCLEGFSEPVVLIAGGKDKGIDFLPLREPLRRKARAAVLFGQARGRMSKELGGAAPLSCVESLDEAVRLADTLARPGDVAILSPACSSFDQFRNFEERGEAFRKAVRELPA